In Acidobacteriota bacterium, the DNA window ACCGGGGTGCGCAGCTCATGGCTCGCCTCGCGGAGGAAGAGGCGTTCTCGCGCCAGGGCCTGGTGGCGGCGATCCTCGGCCTGGTCGAGGGCTTGGGCGAGCAGGCCGATCTCGTCGTCCGGCAAGCCCTCGGCGAGGGGCCTAGCGCCGTCTGCGAGACGCTGCTGTAGGACTTCGACGGGAGCCACGATGCGACGCGCGATGCGCCAACCGAGGAGGGCGCCGAAGACCACCGTGCTGGCGAGGGCTGCACCGAGGGCGAGGCTGAGGTTCTTCTCGGTGCGCTCGCTCTCGGAAAACCGGGCCACGGCGATCACTGGGCGAAGGGTCGCGGGGTGGGTCACCACCATGACGTGGAGCTCGGCGTCGGCCTCTTCGATCTCTCGGATGCCGATCTTCTCGGGATCGGGAACCAGCCGGGCGAGGTCCAGCGGGAGATCGTCTACGGGACCGAGGTAAAGGCTGCCGGTGAGCAGCGGATCGGGTCCGCCCTCGCCCCCTTCTCGTTCGATGTAGCGTTCCAGAGATGCCTCGAGCTGACGCCCGACGAAGCGGTCCTCGACGCGCCAGAAAACGGCTGCCGTGAGGGCGCTGAAGAGCCCTCCGAGCAGCGCCGCGAAGGCTGCGAAGACAACGGTGAGGCGCCAACCGATGGTGCGCTTCACGACGGCCGACGGAGCAGGTAGCCCTGGCCGCGCACGGTATGGAGCAGGGGGACGTCGAAGGGGCGATCGATGGTGCGGCGTAGGCGGTAGATGTGGGAGCGCAGCAGGTCTTCCCGCACCTCCTGGTCACCCCACAGGGCCTGCATCAGGTCTTGTCGGCGGACCAAGGCCGGCGAGGCTCGCATCAGGATGGCGAGGATCTGGAGCTCGGTGCGATTGAGGGTGAGGGCGCGCCCTGCCCGCACCACGCGGCGCTCCGACCAGTCGAGCTCGAGGTCGTGGACCTTGAGGACGCTGGCGTCCGTTCGCAGGCCGCGGCGAAGCAGCGCTTGAAGCCGGTGGTGCAGCTCGGGCAGGGCGAAGGGCTTCACCAGGTAGTCGTCGGCGCCGGCTTCGAAACCCTCGATCTTGTCCTCGAGGGCATCCCGCGCCGTCAACATCAGGATCGGCGGCACCCCCGACATCTCGCTCTTCAGCCGTTGGCAGAGCGCGATGCCGTCGATGCCGGGCAGCATCAGGTCGAGGATCAGCAGATCGTAGCTGCCGGTCACCGCCAGGTGCAGGCCGCTGATGCCGTCGTAGGCGAAGTCGAGCACGAAGTC includes these proteins:
- a CDS encoding HAMP domain-containing sensor histidine kinase — encoded protein: MKRTIGWRLTVVFAAFAALLGGLFSALTAAVFWRVEDRFVGRQLEASLERYIEREGGEGGPDPLLTGSLYLGPVDDLPLDLARLVPDPEKIGIREIEEADAELHVMVVTHPATLRPVIAVARFSESERTEKNLSLALGAALASTVVFGALLGWRIARRIVAPVEVLQQRLADGARPLAEGLPDDEIGLLAQALDQAEDRRHQALARERLFLREASHELRTPVTVIQGVAELLQDEGASNERRFADRIDRLARSVRRLDATIQSLLAMAREENRRSAQGELPIADQVDDLVEEVRLLLPAEVTIATSLRGEPPTSPLLVVALSNLLHNAIEHTETGTIELELDGEGARVRDPGSGMSPETARSLSDPEAPPGPGLGLPTVHRICRRLGWHFELDSQPDRGTEARISFEPPAQP
- a CDS encoding response regulator transcription factor, producing the protein MLNSPRVLVIEDDPDVARNIAEYLERRDFVLDFAYDGISGLHLAVTGSYDLLILDLMLPGIDGIALCQRLKSEMSGVPPILMLTARDALEDKIEGFEAGADDYLVKPFALPELHHRLQALLRRGLRTDASVLKVHDLELDWSERRVVRAGRALTLNRTELQILAILMRASPALVRRQDLMQALWGDQEVREDLLRSHIYRLRRTIDRPFDVPLLHTVRGQGYLLRRPS